One Williamwhitmania sp. genomic window, GATGGCCAGAGCGGCATCACCAAAGAGCGATTTTAGCTTGAGCCCGCCCATTACATCAACGTCAAAAATTACGTGATGTCCGCTGTTCCATATGGCTTCAATTTCCGAGCGAAGGGTTCCATAGTAGCTGCCAGGATAAACTTCTTCCCACTCCACAAAATCGCCAGCTTCTATTTTACTACGAAAAAGGTCTGGCGTCAAGAAATAGTAGTCTACTCCTTCGGCTTCACCGTTTCGCTTGGGGCGGCTACAGGCCGATATCGAGAATTTCAAGGAGCCAAACTGCTCCAGCATCTTTCTTACAATGGTAGTTTTACCTGCTCCCGAGGGAGCCGAAACGATTACCAGTTTACCACCCATTGCTACAGCACGTTGAGAACTTGTTCCTTAATTTTTTCTAGCTCATCCTTCATCTCCACCACAAATTTTTGAATAGCGGCATGGTTTGCCTTCGAGCCAAGGGTGTTAATTTCGCGTCCCATCTCCTGTGCAATAAAGCCCAACTTTCGTCCTACATTTTCTTCCTCGTTTATGGTAGAAGTAAAGTATTTTAAGTGGTTGCGAAGCCTAACTTTTTCCTCATTCACATCGAGTTTTTCAAGGTAGAAAATTACTTCCTGCTGGAAGCGGTCGGGATCGGGCTGGTTGCTGAGTTCGGCGAAGGCATCGGAAAGCCGAGTTTTTACTGCTTCAACGCGCTCTTTTTCATATGGTTCAATGGAGTCTAGGCGCTGTGCAATGGCAGCAATACGGTGTTCAAAATCCAGTTGGAGCGCTTTGCCCTCCTGATCCCTGAATTGGTTGAACTGGCCTATTGCTTCGGTGACGGCCTTCGATACCATGGCCCATTCGTCAGCATTAAGTTCAATCCTTTCTGCTTTGAGAA contains:
- the gmk gene encoding guanylate kinase — its product is MGGKLVIVSAPSGAGKTTIVRKMLEQFGSLKFSISACSRPKRNGEAEGVDYYFLTPDLFRSKIEAGDFVEWEEVYPGSYYGTLRSEIEAIWNSGHHVIFDVDVMGGLKLKSLFGDAALAIFVMPPSVDELKKRLECRSTESAETLATRIAKAETEISFAPKFDNILVNDNLQEAIAKAATLVKSFLDGV
- a CDS encoding DUF1732 domain-containing protein: LKAERIELNADEWAMVSKAVTEAIGQFNQFRDQEGKALQLDFEHRIAAIAQRLDSIEPYEKERVEAVKTRLSDAFAELSNQPDPDRFQQEVIFYLEKLDVNEEKVRLRNHLKYFTSTINEEENVGRKLGFIAQEMGREINTLGSKANHAAIQKFVVEMKDELEKIKEQVLNVL